Proteins encoded within one genomic window of Triticum aestivum cultivar Chinese Spring chromosome 2D, IWGSC CS RefSeq v2.1, whole genome shotgun sequence:
- the LOC123050774 gene encoding uncharacterized protein: MSSPSVRNRPPAITAAVASSGDVSPWATLHGDLVRLVGWRVLAGDLLDYVRLRAVCRYWRFSTVSPLGRGIIDPRFHPRRWMMLPEGHGLHPREDAKKRFFNLSSGVFVRPRLPLLKDHFVLCPADGLLLLLQGQQYHRCNSVRLLHPFTGDVVELPANIILPADMTLPEELRAHSIPPTDAFAAVSTSPDGVVGVMVAFKNTSFVVFASTREERWGFFAFGFYPHASPLSFKGELYMMQDQISAAGWELNILRFDPPWQEHSTVSGLAPSSLLSPKLVATCSAHIIHSPELVECDSEILIVGYRKVTEMIIYRLADLALGKIVPVNSIGGNALLFGTKGNPSFSLSAVPTITGDTIVVANCIPDKYILQYHLSSDTWSARVGGCAEHGCNMECTCSLINHMCNSCHCIFK; encoded by the exons ATGTCTTCGCCCTCGGTTCGCAATCGCCCGCCGGCCATTACCGCCGCTGTTGCCAGCTCCGGCGACGTCTCGCCGTGGGCGACCCTGCACGGGGATCTAGTGCGCCTCGTCGGATGGCGGGTGCTCGCCGGGGACCTGCTCGACTACGTCCGCCTCCGTGCCGTCTGCCGGTACTGGCGATTCAGCACCGTCTCCCCGCTCGGCCGTGGAATCATCGATCCGCGGTTTCACCCGCGCCGGTGGATGATGCTGCCCGAGGGGCACGGGCTCCATCCCCGTGAAGATGCCAAGAAACGTTTCTTCAACCTGTCCAGTGGAGTCTTCGTCCGCCCTCGACTTCCGCTTCTCAAAGATCACTTTGTCCTCTGCCCagcggacggcctcctcctcctcctgcagggGCAGCAATACCACCGATGCAACAGTGTGCGTCTTCTCCACCCCTTCACCGGCGACGTTGTGGAGCTCCCGGCAAACATAATTCTCCCAGCAGACATGACTCTCCCAGAAGAATTGCGAGCACACTCGATACCACCAACCGATGCATTCGCCGCTGTGAGCACGAGTCCGGATGGAGTCGTTGGGGTCATGGTCGCGTTTAAGAATACATCGTTTGTAGTCTTTGCTAGCACAAGGGAGGAGCGGTGGGGTTTCTTTGCCTTTGGCTTCTATCCACATGCAAGCCCATTATCATTCAAAGGAGAACTTTACATGATGCAGGATCAAATATCTGCAGCTGGCTGGGAACTAAATATTCTCCGGTTTGACCCACCTTGGCAAGAGCATTCAACAGTATCAGGTTTAGCTCCGTCTTCCTTGTTGTCACCCAAGTTGGTTGCCACATGTTCGGCGCATATAATCCACTCGCCCGAGCTGGTAGAATGCGACTCCGAGATCCTGATCGTTGGCTATAGAAAAGTGACAGAGATGATCATTTACAGACTAGCTGATCTTGCCCTAGGAAAGATTGTCCCGGTAAACAGCATAGGTGGCAATGCTCTTTTGTTTGGTACTAAAGGGAACCCGAGTTTTAGTTTGTCGGCGGTGCCTACCATCACTGGCGATACCATTGTGGTTGCAAATTGCATCCCTGACAAATATATATTGCAATACCACCTCAGCAGCGACACCTGGTCAGCAAGAGTTGGGGGATGTGCAGAACATGGTTGCAACATGGAGTGTACTTGTAGCCTCATTAACCATATGTGCAATTCATGTCATTGCATTTTTAAGTG A